From Micromonospora rifamycinica, a single genomic window includes:
- a CDS encoding O-acetyl-ADP-ribose deacetylase yields the protein MPAIEVVTGDITRENVDAIVNAANESLLGGGGVDGAIHRAAGPRLARAGGAIGPCAPGDAMPTPAFDLDPPVRHVIHTVGPVWEGGGHGEAEVLASCYRRSLEVADTLGARTVAFPAIATGVYGYPPGQAAVIAVATIRSTPTNVHRVRLVAFDEETRAHLAAALAAAG from the coding sequence GTGCCAGCGATCGAGGTCGTCACGGGTGACATCACCCGGGAGAACGTGGACGCCATCGTCAACGCCGCGAACGAGTCCCTGCTCGGCGGCGGCGGTGTCGACGGTGCGATCCACCGCGCGGCCGGGCCACGGTTGGCCCGGGCCGGCGGTGCGATCGGTCCCTGTGCGCCGGGCGACGCGATGCCGACCCCGGCGTTCGACCTCGACCCGCCCGTGCGGCACGTCATCCACACCGTCGGACCGGTCTGGGAGGGCGGCGGCCACGGTGAGGCCGAGGTGCTCGCGTCCTGCTACCGCCGCAGCCTGGAGGTCGCCGACACCCTCGGCGCCCGCACCGTCGCCTTCCCCGCCATCGCCACCGGCGTGTACGGCTACCCGCCCGGGCAGGCCGCCGTGATCGCCGTCGCGACGATCAGGTCGACCCCGACGAACGTCCACCGGGTACGGCTCGTCGCCTTCGACGAGGAGACCCGCGCGCACCTGGCCGCCGCGCTGGCAGCGGCCGGCTGA
- a CDS encoding DUF952 domain-containing protein, whose product MLIYKILLPAEWAEFEAAGRFDGSPFDHSSGFVHCSSREQVGATALRYFAQEPALVVAALDPRLLGAAVRWEDATDGGSFPHVYAALPLDAVVAVHRVSGASSVDDTLPQG is encoded by the coding sequence GTGCTCATCTACAAGATCCTCCTGCCCGCCGAGTGGGCCGAGTTCGAGGCCGCCGGCCGCTTCGACGGCTCGCCCTTCGACCACAGCAGTGGTTTCGTCCACTGCTCCTCCCGCGAGCAGGTCGGTGCGACCGCCCTGCGGTACTTCGCTCAGGAGCCGGCGCTCGTGGTCGCCGCCCTCGACCCCCGGCTTCTCGGCGCGGCGGTGCGCTGGGAGGACGCCACCGACGGCGGTTCCTTCCCGCACGTCTACGCGGCGCTGCCGCTCGACGCTGTCGTCGCGGTGCACCGGGTCTCCGGGGCGTCGTCGGTGGACGACACGCTACCGCAGGGCTGA
- a CDS encoding outer membrane protein assembly factor BamB family protein, whose protein sequence is MSPSHRPARGRTVAVALSLLLGLCGCAVPRAERTERPPPAPVEPTQESLRDGTAPASPQGPRPAWSTPVGRLDQEVGESGPLIILPDQRELRAVDRATGQDRWRHPFTTGYRYVIAGGSIVAGGEDGVVEVLDTTTGATRWRAAGSQDVVVDRQGVYARECTGDGDAATCAIVGRDVQSGRRLWKIPTDRFARVSDVSLGARRPYAAAPGRYVVVRLSAAGRPATYAPVAPTTGRTGAGRLPNRAWYGFLAGDLLVSTDNDPPEGDRRCTVSVTSVHAATGGRGWSGAVYSGRRENGECAKRLADQRSGQTLIGSGTRLVAVTADERPQLVDLRTGGTVWRGSAAGVPVDGDDRSVLVRGTADAGELALLDLATGVPRWTAPDPGLAGTSASWRSTVTEGLVAVSGAEDDRPQVLVYDVPTGRQLGRYPGWLAGAGRDWVAVSRSGAGGLAVELHTF, encoded by the coding sequence TTGTCGCCGTCGCACCGACCCGCCCGTGGGCGTACCGTCGCCGTCGCCCTGAGTCTGCTGCTCGGGCTGTGCGGCTGCGCCGTGCCCCGCGCGGAACGGACGGAGCGACCGCCGCCCGCGCCGGTCGAGCCGACCCAGGAGAGCCTGCGCGACGGCACCGCACCGGCCAGCCCGCAAGGCCCGCGCCCGGCCTGGTCGACGCCGGTCGGCCGGCTCGACCAGGAGGTGGGCGAGTCCGGTCCGCTCATCATCCTCCCCGACCAGCGGGAACTGCGGGCGGTGGACCGCGCCACGGGGCAGGACCGGTGGCGTCACCCGTTCACCACGGGCTACCGGTACGTGATCGCCGGTGGGTCGATCGTGGCGGGCGGCGAGGACGGCGTCGTGGAGGTGCTCGACACCACCACCGGGGCCACCCGGTGGCGGGCGGCCGGCAGTCAGGACGTCGTCGTCGACCGGCAGGGCGTCTACGCCAGGGAGTGCACGGGGGACGGCGACGCGGCGACCTGCGCGATCGTCGGGCGGGACGTGCAGAGCGGTCGCCGCCTGTGGAAGATCCCCACCGACCGGTTCGCCCGGGTGAGCGACGTGAGTCTCGGTGCGCGCAGGCCGTATGCGGCGGCCCCCGGCCGGTACGTCGTGGTGCGGCTCAGTGCGGCCGGCCGACCGGCCACCTACGCCCCGGTCGCCCCGACCACCGGGCGGACCGGCGCCGGTCGGTTGCCGAACCGGGCCTGGTACGGCTTCCTCGCCGGTGACCTGCTGGTGAGCACCGACAACGATCCGCCGGAGGGGGACCGGCGCTGCACGGTGAGCGTGACCAGCGTCCACGCGGCCACCGGCGGCAGGGGCTGGTCCGGCGCGGTCTACAGCGGGCGTCGGGAGAACGGCGAGTGCGCCAAGCGGTTGGCCGACCAGCGCAGCGGGCAGACCCTGATCGGCAGCGGCACCCGGCTCGTCGCGGTCACCGCCGACGAGCGACCGCAGCTGGTCGACCTGCGTACCGGCGGGACGGTCTGGCGGGGGTCCGCCGCGGGCGTGCCGGTCGACGGGGACGACCGGTCGGTGCTGGTGCGCGGCACGGCCGACGCGGGGGAGCTGGCACTGCTCGACCTGGCCACCGGCGTACCCCGGTGGACCGCGCCGGATCCGGGGCTGGCCGGGACGTCGGCGAGCTGGCGGTCGACGGTGACCGAGGGCCTGGTGGCGGTCAGCGGGGCCGAGGACGACCGGCCGCAGGTGCTCGTCTACGACGTGCCCACCGGCCGGCAGCTCGGCCGATACCCGGGTTGGCTCGCCGGAGCCGGGCGGGACTGGGTGGCGGTCAGCCGGTCCGGTGCCGGCGGCCTCGCGGTGGAGCTGCACACCTTCTGA